From a region of the Gossypium raimondii isolate GPD5lz chromosome 10, ASM2569854v1, whole genome shotgun sequence genome:
- the LOC105778133 gene encoding uncharacterized protein LOC105778133: MSATIMSEPMVVSAPSPETQATSAKLAAQSDVQFAKCDCCGLTEECTPAYIETVRQRYQGKWICGLCAEAIKDEIIRTERLISTEEAMARHMNFCQKFVSSGPPPDPTVHLISAMRSILRKSLESSRGLRSTPPISPTGKVSKIRVQLGLNVVSLPCLVDRGIRDDGKGIKSLD; the protein is encoded by the coding sequence ATGTCTGCTACGATAATGAGTGAACCAATGGTGGTATCAGCACCATCACCAGAAACTCAAGCAACATCAGCAAAACTTGCTGCACAATCTGATGTCCAGTTCGCCAAATGCGATTGCTGTGGACTTACCGAAGAGTGTACCCCGGCTTATATCGAAACGGTACGCCAACGGTACCAAGGGAAATGGATATGTGGCCTTTGTGCTGAAGCAATCAAAGATGAGATCATAAGAACTGAAAGGCTTATTAGTACCGAGGAAGCAATGGCCAGGCACATGAACTTTTGCCAAAAATTCGTCTCCTCCGGACCGCCTCCTGATCCTACGGTTCATCTGATATCTGCTATGAGAAGTATTCTTAGAAAaagtttggaatcctcgagGGGTTTAAGATCGACCCCTCCGATTAGTCCTACCGGAAAGGTCAGCAAAATTCGAGTCCAACTCGGTCTGAATGTTGTTTCCCTACCCTGTCTGGTTGATAGAGGTATAAGAGATGATGGGAAGGGAATCAAGAGCCTGGATTGA